The following are from one region of the Myotis daubentonii chromosome 2, mMyoDau2.1, whole genome shotgun sequence genome:
- the LOC132228790 gene encoding activated RNA polymerase II transcriptional coactivator p15-like translates to MPKSKELVSSSSSGSDSDSEVDKKLKRKKQVASEKPVKKQKTGETSRALSSSKQSSSSRDDNMFQIGKMRYVSVRDFKGKVLIDIREYWMDQEGETKPGRKGISLNPEQWSQLKEQISDIDDAVRKL, encoded by the coding sequence ATGCCTAAATCAAAGGAACTTGTTTCTTCAAGCTCTTCTGGCAGCGATTCTGACAGTGAAGTTGacaaaaagttaaagaggaaaaaGCAAGTTGCTTCAGAAAAGCCTGTAAAGAAgcaaaagactggtgagacttcAAGAGCCCTGTCGTCTTCTaaacagagcagcagcagcagggatgACAACATGTTCCAGATTGGGAAAATGAGGTACGTCAGCGtacgggactttaaaggaaaagtcCTAATTGATATTAGAGAATATTGGATGGATCAAGAAGGTGAAACGAAACCAGGAAGAAAAGGTATTTCCTTAAACCCTGAGCAATGGAGCCAGCTGAAGGAACAGATTTCTGACATTGACGATGCAGTGAGAAAACTGTAA